The Bacillus sp. Y1 genome has a window encoding:
- the dnaX gene encoding DNA polymerase III subunit gamma/tau, whose amino-acid sequence MAYQALYRVWRPQTFIDVVGQEHVTKTLQNALLQQKISHAYLFSGPRGTGKTSAAKIFAKAVNCENSPANEPCNVCPACLGITDGSIPDVIEIDAASNNGVEEIRDIRDKVKFAPSSVKYKVYIVDEVHMLSIGAFNALLKTLEEPPRHVIFILATTEPHKIPLTIISRCQRFDFKRISAHSIVNRMKTIVDETGVRYEEKALQVVARAAEGGMRDALSLLDQAISFSRDEVTVEDALTVTGSVSQGLLNQLATAIKERDAAKALEALEELLFLGKDPSRFIEDFILYYRDMLLFKAAPNLEESFERVLLDDEFKQLAEAVNQEDIYQIIETLNKSQQEMRWTNHPRIFLEVAVVKLCQMKVSDNGKQTSSIEIDSLLSKISSLEEQLSDLRKNGIAVTSDQAANTTNQAKPARTSRRGFQAPTGKINEILKSATKPDLTLVKSKWGELLGKLVYNQMRSQAALLNEAEPVAASTTALVISFKYEIHCQMAMDNDRFLTVLSDLTQELIGRRLSVVGVPEEQWQTIRAGFIKTNRDGESEQGDLGKENEEDPVVSEAIKLFGSELVEIKE is encoded by the coding sequence GTGGCTTATCAAGCTCTATATCGTGTTTGGCGTCCTCAAACATTTATTGATGTCGTTGGACAAGAACATGTAACAAAGACTTTGCAAAACGCCCTGCTTCAGCAGAAAATTTCACATGCTTACTTGTTTTCTGGACCGAGAGGAACTGGGAAAACAAGTGCGGCAAAGATTTTTGCAAAAGCGGTTAACTGTGAAAATTCGCCCGCAAACGAACCATGTAATGTTTGTCCTGCTTGCTTAGGTATTACGGATGGGTCGATTCCAGATGTCATTGAAATAGATGCAGCTTCTAACAATGGGGTCGAGGAAATAAGGGATATAAGAGACAAAGTAAAATTTGCTCCAAGTTCTGTGAAGTATAAGGTCTATATCGTTGATGAAGTCCATATGCTTTCTATCGGAGCTTTTAATGCTTTACTTAAGACTTTGGAGGAACCGCCAAGACATGTCATCTTTATTTTAGCGACAACAGAACCGCATAAAATTCCACTTACCATCATCTCAAGATGTCAGCGGTTTGATTTTAAGAGGATATCTGCTCATTCAATTGTTAATCGAATGAAGACAATTGTAGATGAAACAGGTGTTCGCTATGAGGAAAAAGCGCTACAAGTCGTTGCGAGAGCCGCAGAAGGTGGAATGCGTGATGCGCTTAGTTTACTTGATCAGGCCATTTCGTTTAGCCGTGATGAAGTAACAGTAGAAGATGCATTAACAGTTACAGGTTCAGTATCTCAAGGGTTGTTAAACCAGTTGGCTACAGCCATAAAAGAAAGAGATGCAGCAAAAGCGTTGGAAGCGTTAGAGGAGTTATTATTTTTAGGTAAGGATCCGTCAAGATTTATTGAGGACTTTATCCTTTATTACCGTGATATGCTTCTTTTCAAGGCCGCGCCAAATTTAGAGGAATCATTCGAACGAGTATTACTTGATGATGAATTTAAGCAATTAGCTGAAGCTGTTAATCAAGAAGATATCTATCAAATTATTGAGACGTTAAATAAATCTCAACAGGAGATGCGCTGGACAAACCATCCTCGCATATTTTTAGAAGTAGCAGTAGTAAAACTTTGTCAAATGAAAGTTAGCGATAATGGTAAACAAACTAGTTCTATTGAGATTGATTCTTTGTTGAGTAAAATATCTAGCCTTGAGGAACAACTATCAGATCTAAGAAAAAATGGTATTGCGGTAACGAGTGATCAAGCTGCTAATACTACGAATCAAGCAAAACCAGCTCGTACCTCACGAAGAGGGTTCCAGGCACCAACGGGGAAAATAAATGAGATCCTGAAGAGTGCCACAAAACCTGATTTAACGCTTGTAAAAAGCAAATGGGGAGAATTGTTAGGGAAACTTGTATATAATCAAATGAGATCACAAGCGGCATTACTAAACGAGGCAGAACCAGTTGCAGCTTCAACAACCGCATTGGTGATTAGTTTTAAATATGAGATTCATTGTCAAATGGCTATGGATAACGATCGATTCTTAACAGTCTTATCCGACTTAACCCAAGAATTAATAGGGCGCCGTTTATCTGTTGTCGGAGTCCCAGAGGAACAATGG